A genomic stretch from Haemophilus parainfluenzae ATCC 33392 includes:
- a CDS encoding helix-turn-helix transcriptional regulator: MSESSSLKFHLELLRLIPKNYSISSLELREKLLALGIERDLRSIQRALNTLCEQFEIDCNTNDKPYSYRWKPDAKGLDMPILNEQQSLVLMLAKQYLAGILPANIMQSMEGFFKQADYNLAYESHKKGASEWLNKVAIAPTSQPLLPAKIDPEIFKQISTALYQNRFLQVHYRSIHGKEHKAKVKPLALVQQGPSSYVVAEYEHGDILHLALHRLLEVNVSTMKFERPKFNLKAYVESQKFGFSSGRKIRLTFRIDKKTGGFLTETPLSTDQTVKDYGSDYEISATVIESAMLEWWIAHFGEDYQEIARTYLDKNT; encoded by the coding sequence ATGTCTGAATCATCTTCTCTAAAATTCCACCTTGAACTATTACGTTTAATTCCGAAAAACTATTCCATTAGCTCATTAGAACTGCGAGAGAAATTGCTTGCATTAGGTATTGAGCGTGATTTGCGTAGTATTCAGCGTGCATTGAATACATTATGTGAGCAGTTTGAAATTGACTGCAATACCAATGATAAGCCCTATAGCTATCGTTGGAAGCCTGATGCGAAAGGCTTGGATATGCCAATTTTAAATGAACAACAATCGTTAGTGTTGATGTTGGCAAAGCAATATTTAGCTGGCATTTTACCTGCCAATATTATGCAATCAATGGAAGGGTTCTTTAAACAAGCGGATTACAATCTTGCTTATGAATCACATAAAAAAGGGGCTTCAGAATGGCTCAATAAAGTGGCTATTGCACCAACTAGCCAGCCATTATTGCCTGCAAAAATTGATCCTGAAATTTTTAAGCAAATTAGTACCGCACTTTATCAAAACCGATTTTTGCAAGTGCATTATCGTAGCATTCATGGCAAAGAACATAAGGCTAAAGTTAAACCACTTGCTCTTGTTCAGCAAGGCCCTAGCAGTTATGTGGTGGCAGAGTATGAACATGGTGATATTTTACATTTAGCCTTGCATCGTTTACTTGAAGTGAATGTCAGCACAATGAAATTTGAACGCCCGAAATTTAATCTAAAAGCTTATGTTGAAAGCCAAAAATTTGGCTTTAGTTCTGGTAGAAAGATTCGTTTAACTTTCCGTATTGATAAAAAAACAGGTGGATTTTTAACAGAAACACCATTATCAACTGATCAAACGGTAAAAGATTATGGCAGCGACTATGAAATTTCCGCGACCGTGATTGAGAGCGCCATGCTGGAATGGTGGATTGCCCATTTTGGTGAAGATTACCAAGAAATTGCCCGCACTTATTTAGACAAAAATACTTAA
- the artM gene encoding arginine ABC transporter permease ArtM: MFQEYLAVIAQGIPTSLLLTVVALFIAFFLALGLTFLLSIGNKLVKSAVNLFLVLFTGTPLLVQFFLIYAGPGQFQWLVDSPLWGLFSNAWFCAALALALNSAAYSTQLFHGAVKAISKGQWESCAALGLSRIQTLKILIPYALKRALPSYTNEIILVFKGTALASTITIMDIMGYARQLYGTEYDALTIYGIAGGIYLIITGIATLLLRQLENKVLAFERIDTAKA; the protein is encoded by the coding sequence ATGTTTCAAGAGTATTTAGCTGTCATTGCTCAAGGTATTCCGACTAGCCTGTTACTTACGGTCGTCGCATTGTTTATTGCCTTTTTCCTCGCATTGGGCTTAACCTTCTTGCTTTCTATTGGTAATAAATTAGTGAAAAGTGCGGTCAATTTATTCCTTGTTTTATTTACAGGCACCCCACTTTTAGTGCAATTTTTCTTAATTTATGCAGGCCCTGGCCAATTCCAATGGTTGGTAGACAGTCCATTATGGGGATTATTCTCCAACGCATGGTTCTGTGCAGCATTAGCTTTAGCATTGAATAGTGCCGCTTATTCAACCCAATTATTCCACGGGGCAGTAAAAGCAATTTCTAAAGGTCAATGGGAAAGCTGTGCAGCATTAGGTTTAAGTCGTATACAGACGTTAAAAATCCTAATTCCTTATGCATTAAAACGTGCACTTCCTTCTTATACCAATGAAATTATCTTGGTATTTAAAGGTACAGCGTTGGCTTCTACCATTACGATCATGGATATCATGGGATATGCACGCCAACTTTACGGTACCGAATATGATGCACTCACTATCTACGGTATTGCAGGTGGTATTTACCTCATTATTACCGGCATTGCCACTTTATTACTCCGTCAGTTAGAAAATAAAGTGTTAGCATTTGAACGTATTGATACCGCCAAGGCATAA
- the artQ gene encoding arginine ABC transporter permease ArtQ: MFYDYLTLIGHAALMTLGLAICSLIVGLLLSIIFTALEANKYVFIAKPASVVIALLRGLPEILVVLLIYFGSTQVVEMLTGEYIEFSAFGCGVFALSLIFASYASQTLRGAIQAIPKGQWESGAALGLSRPYTFIHLIMPQVWRHALPGLSNQWLVLLKDTALVSLIGVDDLMRQAGYINTNTHEPFTWYGIAALIYLVITLISQAGIRKLELRFTRFERGVE; this comes from the coding sequence ATGTTTTATGATTATCTTACATTAATTGGACATGCAGCCCTAATGACCTTAGGGCTTGCTATTTGCTCGTTAATTGTCGGTTTATTGCTCAGTATTATTTTTACCGCCTTAGAAGCGAATAAATATGTCTTTATTGCGAAACCAGCTTCTGTTGTGATTGCTTTATTGCGTGGTTTACCGGAAATCTTGGTGGTTCTACTGATTTATTTTGGTTCAACCCAAGTCGTGGAAATGCTAACGGGCGAGTATATTGAATTCAGTGCCTTTGGTTGTGGTGTATTTGCATTGTCTTTGATTTTTGCCTCTTATGCCTCACAAACCTTACGTGGTGCGATTCAAGCTATTCCAAAAGGACAGTGGGAATCAGGTGCAGCGTTAGGATTAAGCCGTCCTTATACCTTCATCCATTTGATTATGCCACAAGTATGGCGACACGCTTTACCAGGATTAAGCAATCAATGGCTCGTGTTATTAAAAGATACGGCGTTGGTGTCATTAATCGGTGTCGATGATTTAATGCGTCAGGCTGGATATATCAATACAAACACCCATGAGCCTTTCACTTGGTATGGCATTGCTGCGTTAATTTATTTGGTGATTACGTTGATCAGCCAAGCAGGTATTCGCAAATTAGAATTACGTTTCACTCGATTTGAACGGGGAGTCGAATAA
- a CDS encoding arginine ABC transporter substrate-binding protein, which translates to MKKLLLSAMLMGSAFAANAQEITFAMEPSYPPFETTNEKGEIVGFDVDVANAICKEIQATCHFKSQSFDALIPSLKAKRFDAAISAMDITEARAKQVSFSNAYYDSTASYVALKGKADLASAKTIGVQNGTTFQQYTAAETKQYNAKSYASLQDAILDLKNGRIDIIFGDTAVLSDMISKEPEIQFVGEKVTNKKYFGNGLGIAVNKSSKELLESLNKGLETVKANGEYQKIYDKWMTK; encoded by the coding sequence ATGAAAAAATTACTTTTAAGCGCAATGTTAATGGGCTCAGCTTTTGCTGCGAATGCACAAGAAATTACTTTTGCGATGGAGCCGAGCTACCCGCCATTTGAAACAACAAATGAAAAAGGTGAAATTGTCGGTTTTGATGTGGATGTAGCGAATGCAATTTGTAAGGAAATCCAAGCGACTTGTCATTTCAAAAGCCAATCTTTTGATGCATTAATTCCAAGCTTGAAAGCAAAACGTTTTGATGCAGCGATTTCTGCGATGGATATTACTGAAGCGCGTGCAAAACAAGTTTCATTTTCTAATGCGTATTATGATAGCACAGCAAGTTATGTGGCTCTAAAAGGCAAAGCAGATTTAGCTTCAGCAAAAACAATTGGTGTTCAAAACGGAACAACATTCCAACAATATACTGCCGCAGAAACCAAGCAATATAATGCAAAATCTTATGCAAGCTTACAAGATGCGATCTTAGACTTAAAAAATGGTCGTATTGATATCATCTTCGGTGATACCGCCGTATTGTCTGATATGATTTCTAAAGAGCCTGAAATTCAATTTGTTGGCGAGAAAGTGACTAACAAAAAATATTTCGGTAATGGTTTAGGTATCGCGGTGAATAAATCAAGTAAAGAATTGCTAGAAAGCTTAAATAAAGGTTTAGAAACCGTGAAAGCAAATGGTGAATACCAAAAAATCTATGACAAATGGATGACAAAATAA
- the artP gene encoding arginine ABC transporter ATP-binding protein ArtP has protein sequence MAISVKNLNFFYGSSQALFDINLDAQEGDTVVLLGPSGAGKSTLIRTLNLLEVPTSGELHIANNHFDLSQANNNPKAIRQLRQDVGMVFQQYNLWPHLTVIENLIEAPKKVLGISEEEAKKDALELLKRLRLEEHADRFPLHLSGGQQQRVAIARALMMKPQVLLFDEPTAALDPEITAQVVDIIKELQQTGITQVIVTHEVNVAQKVATKVVYMEQGKIIEMGSADCFDNPKTEQFKQYLSHSE, from the coding sequence ATGGCGATTAGTGTTAAAAATTTGAATTTCTTTTATGGTTCATCACAGGCATTGTTTGATATCAATCTTGATGCACAAGAAGGCGACACCGTGGTGTTACTTGGACCAAGTGGTGCAGGAAAAAGTACGTTAATCCGTACATTAAATTTATTAGAAGTACCAACCTCTGGCGAATTGCATATTGCGAATAATCATTTTGATTTGTCTCAGGCGAATAATAATCCAAAAGCTATTCGTCAACTTCGTCAAGATGTGGGCATGGTATTTCAGCAATATAATCTTTGGCCACATTTAACGGTGATTGAAAACCTGATTGAAGCGCCGAAAAAAGTGTTAGGCATTAGTGAGGAAGAAGCGAAAAAAGATGCATTAGAACTTTTAAAACGTTTACGTTTGGAAGAGCATGCCGATCGTTTCCCGCTTCACTTATCTGGCGGTCAGCAACAACGTGTAGCCATTGCTCGAGCATTAATGATGAAACCGCAAGTGTTGTTGTTTGATGAACCAACGGCAGCACTGGATCCTGAGATTACAGCTCAAGTTGTTGATATCATTAAAGAACTTCAACAAACAGGTATTACTCAGGTGATTGTGACCCACGAAGTGAACGTGGCACAAAAAGTGGCGACTAAGGTCGTCTATATGGAGCAAGGTAAGATTATTGAAATGGGCAGTGCAGATTGCTTTGATAATCCAAAAACCGAACAATTTAAACAATATCTTTCACACTCAGAATAA
- the lpcA gene encoding D-sedoheptulose 7-phosphate isomerase, with translation MYFDQIKAELMEAQDVLNKFVSDDDNIKFIEKAAKLLAESFKNGGKVLSCGNGGSHCDAMHFAEELTGRYRENRPGYPAIAISDVSHLSCVSNDFGYEYVFSRFVEAVGKEGDVLFGLSTSGNSKNILNAIEAAKAKGMKVIAMTGKDGGKMTGLADVEIRVPHFGYADRIQEIHIKVIHILMMLVEFEMAKEA, from the coding sequence ATGTATTTTGATCAAATTAAAGCAGAGCTTATGGAAGCTCAAGACGTATTAAACAAGTTTGTTTCAGATGATGACAACATCAAATTTATTGAAAAAGCAGCTAAATTATTAGCAGAAAGCTTTAAAAATGGCGGTAAAGTATTATCTTGCGGTAATGGTGGTTCTCACTGTGATGCTATGCATTTTGCCGAAGAACTAACTGGTCGTTATCGTGAAAACCGCCCAGGTTATCCTGCGATTGCGATTTCAGATGTAAGTCATTTAAGCTGTGTAAGTAATGACTTTGGTTATGAATATGTATTCTCTCGCTTTGTTGAAGCAGTGGGTAAAGAAGGCGATGTTTTATTTGGATTATCGACATCAGGCAATTCTAAAAATATCTTAAATGCGATTGAAGCGGCAAAAGCAAAAGGCATGAAAGTGATTGCAATGACAGGTAAAGATGGCGGTAAAATGACAGGTTTAGCGGATGTTGAAATTCGAGTGCCACACTTTGGTTATGCAGATCGCATTCAAGAAATCCACATCAAAGTGATTCATATTTTAATGATGCTAGTTGAATTTGAGATGGCGAAAGAGGCCTAA
- a CDS encoding DNA ligase has translation MRVVYLLLCMLFSQITWANDSDLMLLGTYENQDIQGWVMSEKLDGVRGYWDGKTLLSRQGLPLPAPAYFTAQFPPFAIDGELFSQRNQFEEIASITKSFKGDNWAKLTLYVFDVPNASGNLFERLKTLEDYLKEHPTPYIKIIPQIPIRDKTHLFEYLHEVESKKGEGIVLRNPNAPYERKRSTQILKLKSTYDEECTVIAHHKGKGQFENILGSLTCENHRGKFKIGSGFNLSERENPPPIGSTITYKYRGLTNSGKPRFATYWREKK, from the coding sequence ATGCGAGTAGTTTATTTATTACTTTGTATGTTATTCAGTCAAATAACTTGGGCGAACGATAGTGATTTAATGCTATTAGGTACCTATGAAAACCAAGATATCCAGGGTTGGGTGATGTCTGAAAAATTAGATGGAGTACGAGGTTATTGGGATGGCAAAACGTTATTAAGTCGTCAAGGATTACCCTTGCCTGCTCCAGCATACTTTACGGCTCAATTTCCGCCTTTTGCCATTGATGGTGAACTATTTAGTCAACGTAATCAATTTGAAGAAATTGCCTCTATCACAAAATCCTTTAAAGGAGATAATTGGGCAAAATTAACACTTTATGTTTTCGATGTGCCTAATGCCTCAGGCAACCTTTTTGAACGTCTCAAAACCTTAGAAGATTATTTGAAAGAACACCCTACGCCTTATATCAAGATTATTCCGCAAATTCCAATTCGAGATAAAACACATTTATTCGAGTATTTGCATGAAGTAGAATCGAAAAAAGGTGAAGGGATCGTGTTGCGTAATCCTAATGCGCCTTACGAAAGAAAACGCAGTACACAAATTTTAAAGTTAAAAAGCACTTATGATGAAGAATGTACCGTGATAGCACATCACAAAGGGAAAGGCCAATTTGAGAATATACTCGGCTCGCTTACCTGTGAAAATCATCGTGGAAAATTCAAAATCGGTTCAGGATTTAATCTGAGTGAGCGCGAAAATCCACCACCTATTGGTAGCACGATTACCTACAAATATCGTGGATTAACTAATTCTGGAAAACCTCGTTTTGCCACTTATTGGCGAGAAAAAAAATAA
- the trxA gene encoding thioredoxin, protein MSEVLHINDADFETTVVQSDIPVLVDFWAPWCGPCKMIAPILDEIAPEFAGKAKIVKINVDDNQLVAGQFGVRSIPTLLLFKNGQLVATQVGALPKNQLAAFINQHL, encoded by the coding sequence ATGAGCGAAGTATTACATATTAATGATGCAGATTTTGAAACTACTGTTGTGCAATCTGATATTCCAGTATTAGTGGATTTCTGGGCGCCATGGTGTGGCCCTTGCAAAATGATTGCGCCAATTTTAGATGAAATCGCACCTGAATTCGCAGGTAAAGCAAAAATTGTTAAAATCAACGTAGATGACAACCAATTAGTGGCAGGTCAATTTGGTGTACGTAGTATCCCAACTTTACTACTTTTCAAAAATGGCCAACTTGTTGCAACACAAGTGGGTGCATTACCAAAAAATCAATTAGCGGCGTTTATTAATCAACACCTATAA
- a CDS encoding methionine biosynthesis PLP-dependent protein — MTQQYSIDTLLAQAGNRSDERTGAVSTPIYLSTAYGHHGIGESTGFDYTRTKNPTRSVLEDTVAKLENGNRGFAFASGMAAIQVLMNLFKGPDEWIVSSDVYGGTYRLLDFAYKNNNSVKPIYVNTASLAEIEAAITANTKAIFIETPSNPLMEECDVAEIAKLAKKHNLLMIVDNTFLTPVLSRPLDLGADIVIHSGTKYIAGHNDSLVGLIIAKGQELCDRIAYIQNGAGAVLSPFDSWLTVRGMKTLSLRMKRHQDNAKAIAEFLREQPQIDSVLYPNKGGMLSFRLKDENWVNTFLKSIKLITFAESLGGTESFITYPATQTHMDIPEAERVARGITNTLLRFSVGLEDVEDIKADLLQAFAQLK; from the coding sequence ATGACACAACAATATTCTATCGATACATTATTAGCCCAAGCGGGAAATCGCAGTGATGAGCGCACTGGTGCGGTTTCTACGCCAATTTATCTTTCAACAGCTTATGGCCACCACGGGATTGGTGAAAGTACCGGCTTTGATTATACGCGCACAAAAAACCCAACACGTAGTGTTTTGGAAGATACCGTAGCAAAATTAGAAAATGGTAATCGTGGTTTTGCTTTTGCTTCTGGTATGGCGGCAATTCAAGTGCTGATGAATTTATTTAAAGGTCCAGATGAATGGATTGTATCAAGTGATGTATATGGTGGAACTTATCGTTTATTGGATTTTGCCTATAAAAATAACAACAGCGTAAAACCCATTTATGTGAATACCGCTTCTTTAGCTGAAATTGAAGCGGCTATTACAGCGAATACAAAAGCGATTTTTATTGAAACCCCATCAAATCCATTAATGGAAGAGTGTGATGTTGCAGAAATTGCGAAATTAGCGAAAAAACACAATTTATTAATGATTGTAGACAATACTTTCTTAACTCCTGTGCTATCTCGACCATTAGATTTAGGCGCGGATATTGTAATCCACAGTGGCACGAAATATATTGCAGGTCATAATGATAGTTTAGTTGGCTTGATTATTGCAAAAGGGCAAGAACTTTGTGATCGTATCGCCTATATTCAAAATGGTGCAGGTGCAGTACTTTCGCCATTCGATTCTTGGTTAACTGTGCGTGGAATGAAAACCCTTTCATTACGTATGAAACGCCATCAAGATAATGCGAAGGCGATTGCGGAATTTTTACGCGAACAGCCACAAATTGATAGCGTGTTATATCCAAACAAAGGCGGAATGCTATCTTTCCGTTTGAAAGATGAAAATTGGGTAAATACGTTCTTAAAATCAATCAAATTGATTACCTTTGCGGAAAGCTTAGGCGGTACAGAAAGTTTTATTACCTATCCTGCGACCCAAACCCATATGGATATTCCTGAAGCGGAACGTGTTGCTCGTGGTATTACAAACACATTATTGCGTTTTTCTGTTGGCTTAGAAGATGTAGAAGACATCAAAGCCGATTTATTACAGGCTTTTGCACAACTTAAATAA
- a CDS encoding WD40 repeat domain-containing protein, which yields MITKLKLRVIVLAVILCVILFAIYKYFSTAPVLSLSVSTDGRYVISAHATEDADRHKPIGQLVLWDIEKKEKTILARNANAFSAFFIPDSHEFMWQDNKNIVHIQNVEGKEIENFPHFQVKTHIMSADKQFYLSSNMEDNGQLYKGYGKDLVPVYTDGSFPFPLTLSMSKDYFLSATAACSVGNSPVAETNLTENPINPNSSKKGSYDEITLWNRHTLKPVAKLNGNCGKTTGLISPNGDWVVTGGENIRNYMWEIHNIMNRQRLSLKFDNIPEKLKEKQITKISVIAYAFVTDTEFVALRQSGNYDGYGDEIAAVYTVGEPQIKGYVEIGNDPSISTNYYQRNLSVSSSPKAHILVTGQATGGGINVYKYHPEKMELEKIWVAD from the coding sequence ATGATTACTAAGTTAAAATTAAGAGTTATTGTATTAGCTGTTATTCTATGCGTTATTTTATTTGCTATATATAAATATTTCAGCACTGCACCGGTACTTTCGTTAAGTGTTTCAACCGACGGGCGTTATGTCATTAGTGCTCATGCTACGGAAGATGCCGATAGACATAAACCTATTGGTCAGTTGGTGTTATGGGATATTGAGAAAAAGGAAAAGACAATACTTGCCCGAAATGCCAACGCGTTTAGTGCCTTTTTTATTCCTGATAGCCATGAGTTTATGTGGCAGGATAATAAAAATATTGTGCATATTCAAAATGTAGAAGGAAAAGAAATAGAAAATTTCCCACACTTTCAAGTGAAAACGCATATTATGTCAGCAGATAAACAATTTTATCTTTCCTCTAATATGGAAGATAACGGGCAGCTTTATAAAGGGTATGGAAAAGATTTAGTACCAGTTTATACCGATGGAAGTTTCCCTTTCCCATTAACTTTATCAATGAGTAAAGATTATTTTTTATCTGCAACAGCAGCTTGTTCAGTTGGCAATTCTCCTGTTGCGGAAACTAACCTAACAGAAAATCCAATTAATCCTAACAGTAGTAAAAAAGGAAGTTATGATGAAATTACTTTATGGAATAGGCATACTTTAAAGCCTGTCGCTAAATTGAATGGAAATTGTGGAAAAACTACCGGTTTAATAAGTCCTAATGGTGATTGGGTTGTGACAGGAGGTGAAAATATTAGGAATTATATGTGGGAAATTCATAACATTATGAATAGACAACGCCTATCATTAAAGTTTGATAATATTCCCGAAAAATTGAAAGAAAAACAAATTACGAAAATCAGTGTTATTGCTTATGCTTTTGTTACAGATACAGAATTTGTTGCACTGAGACAAAGTGGTAATTATGACGGTTATGGCGATGAAATTGCTGCTGTCTATACTGTAGGTGAACCTCAAATTAAAGGCTATGTAGAAATCGGCAACGACCCGAGTATTTCAACAAATTACTATCAGAGAAACCTCAGCGTTTCCTCTTCTCCGAAAGCTCATATCCTCGTCACCGGGCAAGCCACCGGCGGTGGAATTAATGTGTATAAATATCATCCTGAGAAAATGGAGTTAGAGAAAATCTGGGTGGCAGATTAA
- a CDS encoding alpha/beta hydrolase: MANTTTQPFYHQFEEAHRSESTKMGTAACRTNIIIHHKDTLDRPLPAGIMVKVYDQDGGVSYGEIDKNGDSHHLSVKCGLISWQLMRGPDTAPKYDRHKKDGRQLTDKDEQAFFNDSDGYVLIKANDEKTKDPRLQLAKPLKVFVSVNAKEVKAIYLPPPILLNLRFRQNSETRLSTKQLEQIKKDGNTATLFIHGYNVSLGHIGKFPQSEDFGELPEYSNLPPSDQVQRPYLHYDNKAIGQLATNTLLEQAKEDDNIYVKHIYDEVDLKVNGHKALGWFPHVEYYLNLAASGKLNYDDPFTDWDKYHRIIGVTWSGSVDPSMVFFRAEMYANEAGRELAKVLIELFNEGIKVNIITHSLGARVALSALNILGDFDGAYNEKIDNLIMWEAAVADNAITDTYTRVKNPVAMELFPYAHKTVKYLRVLYSQEDGVLDGDSRGGDKEYTGLIGGAYPMKYSSLANTTGALKDYYYKLNLIGEYYENIEQLRRNVLIHRGSLNQDDIAEYNNIENTVKGREIKQKIEKLLMEEANDVSSDLKKPLNYLKPWSHYRRFRPDDEYFKHIVDVLTYQVFNNWTIYIKNMWVRPALGHQGNRLSVEGIGYKNKKLTELQKEEGFDQFINGNTSSEEDKEDKKFNFFDQSNYFISHSAMREWEWKALDTQKVFPDIYKESYKNQIMDRWIKANSNFGRYKK; encoded by the coding sequence ATGGCTAATACCACTACACAACCATTCTATCATCAATTCGAAGAAGCCCACCGTTCTGAATCAACCAAGATGGGCACTGCAGCTTGTCGTACTAATATCATTATTCATCATAAAGATACACTTGATCGTCCTTTACCTGCAGGAATTATGGTCAAAGTTTATGACCAAGATGGTGGGGTTTCTTACGGTGAAATTGATAAAAATGGAGATAGTCACCATTTGAGCGTAAAGTGCGGTCTGATTTCCTGGCAATTAATGAGAGGTCCTGATACCGCACCAAAATACGACCGTCATAAAAAAGACGGCAGACAGCTTACTGATAAAGATGAACAAGCATTTTTTAATGATTCAGACGGCTATGTACTTATCAAAGCAAATGATGAAAAAACTAAAGACCCGCGATTACAACTTGCTAAACCACTAAAAGTGTTTGTTTCGGTAAATGCAAAAGAAGTGAAGGCAATCTATCTTCCCCCACCGATTTTATTGAATTTGCGTTTTCGTCAAAATAGTGAGACGAGATTATCTACAAAACAACTTGAACAGATTAAAAAGGATGGTAACACCGCTACTTTGTTTATTCATGGCTACAATGTTTCACTTGGACATATTGGAAAATTTCCACAATCGGAAGATTTTGGCGAGCTTCCAGAATATTCAAACTTACCGCCCTCCGATCAGGTTCAGCGACCTTATTTGCATTATGATAACAAGGCGATTGGTCAATTGGCGACAAATACACTCCTTGAGCAAGCGAAAGAGGATGACAATATTTATGTTAAGCACATTTACGATGAGGTAGATTTAAAAGTTAATGGTCATAAAGCTTTAGGTTGGTTTCCACATGTTGAATATTATTTGAATTTAGCTGCATCTGGTAAATTAAATTATGATGATCCTTTTACTGATTGGGATAAATATCACCGAATTATTGGAGTGACTTGGTCTGGTAGCGTTGATCCTTCCATGGTGTTTTTCAGAGCGGAAATGTATGCTAACGAAGCAGGGCGAGAGCTCGCAAAGGTATTGATAGAGTTATTTAATGAAGGCATTAAAGTTAATATTATTACTCATTCATTAGGTGCCCGAGTTGCATTAAGTGCATTGAATATTTTAGGTGATTTTGACGGGGCCTATAATGAGAAAATTGATAATCTGATTATGTGGGAAGCCGCTGTCGCTGATAATGCAATCACTGACACATATACTCGCGTGAAAAATCCGGTGGCAATGGAACTATTTCCTTATGCACATAAAACAGTGAAATATCTTCGCGTATTGTATTCACAAGAAGATGGAGTGTTGGATGGTGATAGTCGTGGTGGAGATAAGGAATATACCGGTTTAATTGGTGGAGCTTATCCGATGAAATATTCCTCTCTAGCAAACACCACTGGAGCCTTAAAAGATTATTACTATAAGTTAAATTTAATTGGTGAGTATTATGAAAATATAGAACAACTCCGACGGAACGTCCTAATACATCGGGGAAGCCTAAACCAGGACGACATTGCGGAATATAACAATATAGAAAACACAGTGAAAGGACGGGAAATAAAACAGAAGATTGAAAAATTACTGATGGAAGAAGCCAATGATGTATCCTCTGATTTAAAGAAGCCATTAAACTATTTGAAACCTTGGAGCCATTATCGTCGTTTTCGTCCTGATGATGAGTATTTTAAACATATTGTTGATGTGCTGACTTACCAGGTATTTAACAATTGGACGATTTATATAAAAAATATGTGGGTGCGTCCTGCGTTGGGGCATCAAGGAAATCGTTTGTCTGTTGAAGGTATTGGGTATAAAAATAAAAAATTAACAGAACTTCAAAAAGAGGAAGGGTTTGATCAATTTATTAATGGCAATACCAGTAGTGAAGAAGATAAAGAAGACAAAAAATTCAATTTCTTTGATCAGAGTAATTATTTTATTTCGCACTCGGCAATGCGGGAGTGGGAGTGGAAGGCATTGGATACCCAAAAGGTTTTTCCTGATATCTACAAAGAAAGCTATAAAAATCAAATTATGGATAGATGGATAAAGGCTAATTCAAACTTTGGGAGATATAAAAAATGA